The proteins below are encoded in one region of Candidatus Thiodiazotropha sp. LNASS1:
- a CDS encoding inositol monophosphatase encodes MTIDIEILGELLVESAQSELIPRFNRCEGRIKTDGSLVTQADLAMQQRIMTQLKHLYPDIPLLGEEMPADLQAAVLSDENRGFWCLDPLDGTANYLSGMPCFAVSLAYLVNGEVQIGIIYDPLRDELFHATKGSGAWLNQDRLTINCALDQLQECVAMIDFKRLAPALASQLATDPPYRSQRSIGSVALDWCWLAAGRLQLYLHGGARIWDYAAGTLIFREAGGHFWLGESTAMAQSQVNPEIQPQMAVGAANQQLFEAWRAWLQGFS; translated from the coding sequence ATGACCATTGACATCGAGATATTAGGTGAATTGCTTGTTGAAAGCGCTCAATCGGAACTGATACCTCGATTCAATCGCTGCGAAGGCCGGATCAAGACAGACGGGAGCCTTGTAACCCAGGCGGATCTGGCAATGCAGCAGCGTATAATGACCCAGTTGAAACATCTCTACCCTGATATTCCGCTGTTGGGCGAGGAGATGCCGGCTGACCTGCAGGCAGCCGTATTAAGTGACGAAAACAGGGGTTTTTGGTGTCTTGACCCACTGGATGGCACTGCAAATTATCTATCCGGTATGCCCTGCTTTGCCGTATCTCTGGCCTATCTGGTCAATGGAGAAGTACAAATCGGAATCATCTACGACCCACTGAGGGATGAGCTTTTTCATGCCACAAAGGGTTCTGGAGCCTGGCTGAATCAGGACAGGCTGACAATCAACTGTGCGTTGGATCAATTGCAAGAGTGTGTGGCAATGATCGATTTCAAGCGACTCGCACCTGCACTTGCCAGTCAATTGGCAACCGATCCTCCCTACCGCTCCCAACGCAGTATAGGCAGTGTGGCCCTCGACTGGTGCTGGCTTGCGGCGGGACGTCTGCAACTCTATCTGCATGGCGGTGCCAGAATTTGGGACTATGCTGCTGGCACGCTTATCTTTCGCGAAGCCGGCGGCCACTTCTGGCTGGGCGAATCAACAGCCATGGCGCAGAGTCAGGTAAATCCCGAAATACAGCCGCAGATGGCGGTCGGTGCGGCCAACCAACAACTGTTTGAAGCCTGGCGCGCCTGGTTGCAAGGTTTTAGTTGA
- a CDS encoding HD domain-containing phosphohydrolase: MSNVLIIDDQSITRMILQELVGSIDKDITSTCFADPTQALEWAKSHEIDLVITDYKMPQMDGIEFIKWIRRIPRCNDVPVMIVTCVEDQSIRYLALESGANDFITKPIDHTECRARCHNMLTMSLQRKLIKDRALLLEREIRKTTQELHDREQETLMRLAKAGEYRDEDTGNHILRISRYSKLIAHRLGLSHERCDLIAQSAPMHDIGKIGIPDAILLKPGRLTLEEYKIMQRHTLVGYEILKDSLSKYIQIGAVIALNHHEKFNGEGYPHGLKGDSIPLEARIVAIADVFDALVTDRPYKKSWPMEKAIEYINEERGKHFDPDCAEAFLSELQEVELIHHALKAAPRRTDA; the protein is encoded by the coding sequence ATGTCAAACGTACTTATCATTGATGATCAATCAATAACCAGAATGATTTTACAGGAATTGGTTGGTTCCATAGATAAGGATATCACTTCAACCTGCTTTGCCGACCCCACCCAGGCGCTCGAATGGGCAAAATCCCATGAAATCGATCTGGTTATCACGGATTACAAAATGCCGCAGATGGATGGCATTGAATTTATCAAGTGGATCAGGCGAATACCTCGCTGCAATGATGTTCCGGTGATGATCGTCACCTGTGTGGAGGATCAATCGATTCGCTATCTTGCACTGGAATCCGGTGCCAACGACTTTATCACCAAACCCATTGATCATACGGAGTGCCGCGCCCGTTGCCATAATATGCTCACCATGAGTCTGCAGCGAAAACTGATAAAGGACCGGGCGTTGTTGTTGGAGCGGGAGATCCGTAAAACCACTCAGGAGCTGCATGACCGGGAGCAGGAGACCTTGATGAGGCTGGCGAAGGCCGGGGAGTACCGGGATGAAGACACCGGGAACCATATCCTGCGCATATCCCGCTACTCAAAGCTGATTGCCCATCGCCTTGGTCTATCTCACGAACGATGTGATTTGATCGCCCAGTCCGCACCCATGCATGATATAGGCAAAATCGGCATACCTGACGCCATTCTTCTGAAACCAGGGCGATTAACCCTGGAAGAGTACAAAATCATGCAACGCCACACGCTTGTAGGCTATGAGATTCTTAAAGACAGCCTCTCAAAATATATTCAGATTGGAGCAGTTATTGCGCTCAATCACCACGAAAAATTCAATGGTGAGGGCTACCCACACGGCCTGAAGGGCGATAGCATTCCTCTGGAAGCTCGTATCGTGGCCATCGCCGATGTGTTTGACGCCCTGGTAACCGACAGGCCATACAAAAAGAGCTGGCCTATGGAGAAGGCGATTGAGTATATTAATGAGGAGCGAGGCAAACACTTCGATCCGGACTGTGCCGAAGCCTTTCTCAGTGAACTACAGGAGGTAGAATTGATTCACCATGCATTAAAAGCCGCCCCCAGAAGGACCGATGCGTGA
- a CDS encoding homoserine O-succinyltransferase yields MPLVAHTELPTFNRLRQEGQNVLSPDRATHQHIRELHIGLLNMMPDSAIEATERQFFRLVGEANPIAQFFVHPFTLDELPRSEKARTHIEAYYETFGQIKQDGLDALIITGANVTHPDLAQEAFWQPLTEVVDWAYDNVTSVLCSCLATHAVVQSHHGQKRTHMGDKLWGVYSHRVMDPKHPLVNDVNTRFDVPHSRFNQITREQFQRAGLKVLVESEEGGVHLAVSQDGLRVVYFQGHPEYDTISLLKEYKREVTLYFNRMREDYPPFPDNYFTLRNQAIFNEYREHLEQAMSKQQPMPAFPEALVTDTLDNTWHDTAEAVIGNWIGLVYQITHRDRNIPFMEGVDPNDPLGLTQG; encoded by the coding sequence ATGCCGTTGGTTGCACACACTGAACTGCCTACCTTCAATCGCCTGCGACAGGAGGGGCAGAACGTCCTCTCACCGGACAGGGCGACACATCAACATATACGCGAGCTGCATATCGGGCTGTTGAATATGATGCCCGACAGCGCGATTGAGGCGACTGAACGACAATTTTTCCGCTTGGTGGGAGAGGCCAATCCCATCGCGCAGTTCTTCGTCCACCCATTCACCCTTGATGAATTACCGCGTAGTGAAAAGGCCAGGACTCATATCGAGGCCTACTACGAGACCTTCGGCCAGATCAAACAGGATGGCCTGGATGCGCTGATCATCACCGGCGCCAATGTCACACACCCGGATCTGGCCCAGGAGGCATTCTGGCAGCCCTTGACCGAAGTGGTCGACTGGGCCTATGACAATGTAACCTCCGTACTCTGCTCCTGTCTGGCGACCCATGCTGTTGTTCAATCACATCATGGTCAGAAACGTACCCATATGGGGGATAAGCTATGGGGTGTCTACAGCCACCGGGTCATGGATCCGAAACATCCTCTGGTGAATGATGTCAATACCCGCTTCGATGTGCCGCACTCCCGTTTCAACCAGATTACCCGGGAGCAATTCCAACGGGCTGGACTCAAGGTCCTGGTGGAGAGTGAAGAGGGGGGGGTCCATCTGGCTGTCAGTCAGGATGGCCTGAGGGTTGTCTACTTTCAGGGGCATCCTGAATATGACACCATCAGTCTTCTCAAGGAGTACAAAAGAGAGGTTACCCTCTATTTCAACCGCATGCGCGAAGATTATCCACCCTTTCCGGACAACTATTTCACCCTGCGTAATCAGGCGATTTTCAACGAGTATCGTGAACATCTCGAACAGGCCATGTCGAAACAGCAACCCATGCCGGCCTTTCCGGAGGCGTTGGTCACCGATACGCTGGATAATACCTGGCATGATACGGCTGAAGCGGTTATCGGAAACTGGATAGGTTTGGTCTATCAAATTACCCACCGTGACCGCAATATCCCCTTTATGGAAGGCGTGGATCCCAATGATCCGCTCGGTTTGACACAGGGTTAA
- a CDS encoding DUF1501 domain-containing protein, which yields MVMHRRDFLKQATVMGGLGLLAPLGQLSYTSPCLAAAPDFSDYKALVCIFLYGGNDTFNMLIPYGGAPGKGYMEYASARRDLAVADRDLDLSSVTTGNTDLNRGNLGSDSANPYNVNQTQSSAYTRGLYPLTGKGIDLAVSGVMPELAQLIVDNRVSIVANTGTLVEPVSRADIIAGGAELPKFLFAHDHQQRELQTGRADDLGHIGWAGRIADAWNDINAGNPVGLNLSYFNNDRMMVGRNSSPLVLKANNPPNIGHLRTGVNRYRDDRRALFKALAGVQGNTSRLDFNTANTASTGDYFKSLYNRLLLKSLSTFDFLSSSWQAIHMDFATPDSYGRELFSIPTNQQLGFTKNISGELIRQLASVTKMIHMGASGILGPGYNRQIFLVRLGGFDTHAGQAEHHPLLLRELSLALWKFQMAMEELGYSQQVTTFTMSDFGRTLTNNGDGTDHAWASNQLVMGGLGDHSPGSLDGGKLFGTPPDLRLGGSDDYGEKGRYIPTTAQDQVNAAIAQWFGVDDFLMRSLFPNLVNFQTGTDYESAYTGLFV from the coding sequence ATGGTGATGCATCGAAGGGATTTTCTAAAACAAGCAACGGTTATGGGAGGTCTCGGTCTGTTAGCTCCCCTCGGCCAACTGTCATATACCAGCCCATGCCTGGCCGCTGCACCGGACTTTTCAGACTACAAGGCACTGGTCTGCATCTTTCTCTATGGCGGTAATGACACATTCAATATGTTGATTCCCTATGGCGGCGCGCCGGGAAAAGGCTATATGGAATATGCCTCCGCTCGAAGAGATCTGGCAGTCGCTGACAGAGACCTTGACCTCAGCTCAGTGACCACCGGCAACACAGATCTGAACCGGGGCAATCTAGGATCGGACAGTGCCAATCCCTACAATGTGAACCAAACTCAAAGCTCTGCTTATACACGAGGCCTCTATCCACTGACCGGTAAGGGCATCGATCTCGCTGTGAGTGGTGTAATGCCGGAACTGGCCCAATTGATTGTCGATAATCGGGTCAGTATCGTGGCAAATACCGGCACCCTGGTCGAACCCGTGAGCCGTGCAGATATTATCGCGGGTGGCGCTGAACTGCCAAAATTCCTTTTTGCACACGACCACCAGCAAAGAGAGCTGCAAACCGGGCGGGCCGATGATCTTGGACATATTGGCTGGGCAGGGCGAATCGCGGATGCCTGGAATGACATCAACGCCGGAAATCCGGTGGGTCTCAACCTGTCCTATTTCAACAATGATCGCATGATGGTCGGTCGAAACAGCTCCCCCCTGGTATTGAAGGCCAACAACCCACCCAACATTGGCCACCTGAGAACAGGAGTCAATCGTTACCGGGATGATCGTCGTGCACTTTTCAAGGCGCTTGCCGGTGTGCAAGGCAACACCAGCCGACTCGATTTCAACACTGCGAATACGGCGAGTACGGGGGACTATTTCAAAAGCCTCTACAATCGCCTGTTATTGAAATCACTCTCTACATTTGACTTTTTAAGCAGCAGTTGGCAGGCGATTCACATGGACTTTGCAACCCCCGATTCTTATGGCCGGGAGCTGTTTTCCATTCCCACCAATCAACAACTGGGCTTTACCAAAAATATCAGCGGAGAACTGATCAGGCAGCTTGCCTCAGTGACAAAGATGATCCATATGGGTGCCTCGGGCATCCTGGGACCAGGATACAACAGGCAGATTTTCCTTGTCCGATTGGGTGGATTTGACACACATGCCGGCCAGGCAGAACACCACCCCCTGCTTTTGCGGGAGCTGAGCCTTGCCCTGTGGAAATTTCAGATGGCGATGGAGGAGCTTGGTTATTCACAGCAGGTCACTACATTCACGATGTCCGATTTCGGCCGGACCCTGACAAATAACGGCGATGGCACCGATCATGCCTGGGCATCGAACCAGCTGGTAATGGGCGGTCTTGGTGATCATTCGCCAGGCAGTCTGGATGGTGGAAAGCTGTTCGGCACCCCTCCTGACCTGCGACTCGGCGGTAGCGATGATTACGGTGAAAAGGGGCGCTACATTCCCACTACCGCTCAGGATCAGGTGAATGCCGCCATTGCCCAATGGTTCGGTGTGGATGATTTCCTGATGCGGTCACTGTTCCCCAATCTGGTGAATTTCCAGACTGGGACCGATTACGAATCAGCCTATACCGGGCTTTTTGTCTAG
- a CDS encoding ATPase, with protein sequence MRLSVEQFRAWDRKCVTLLGMSGVGKTRLSNLLRRKEWFHYSGDYRIGTRYLDEPILDSIKDQAMSVPLLRDLLRSDSIFIRNNITFHNLKPVSTFLGMLGNPELGGMPLTEFKRRQSLHRQAEIAAMYDVPSFIRKSRMIYGYSHFINDVGGSLCELDEPGLLEFLAEYSLILYIKASEEDETALIARSVSHPKPLYYREAFLDDHLAEYMQINELEYVSLIDPFDFTRWVFPRLFRARIPRYQAIARDYGYTVTTQELSMVNSESDFLQLLEEVIDRESSTQSVAL encoded by the coding sequence GTGAGATTGAGTGTTGAACAATTTCGTGCCTGGGATCGGAAATGTGTGACCCTGCTGGGTATGTCCGGTGTGGGTAAGACCCGCCTGTCGAATCTACTGAGACGGAAGGAGTGGTTTCACTATTCGGGAGACTACCGCATCGGTACCCGCTATCTGGACGAACCCATTCTCGACAGCATCAAAGATCAGGCCATGAGTGTGCCTTTGCTGCGTGATCTGTTGCGCTCGGATTCTATATTCATCCGCAACAATATCACCTTCCATAACCTTAAACCGGTCTCCACCTTTCTCGGAATGCTGGGCAATCCGGAGTTGGGAGGGATGCCGCTGACCGAATTCAAGCGGCGTCAGAGTCTGCATCGCCAGGCCGAGATCGCCGCCATGTACGATGTGCCAAGCTTCATACGTAAATCGCGCATGATCTACGGCTATTCACATTTCATCAATGATGTGGGTGGCAGCCTGTGCGAACTGGATGAACCTGGTCTGCTGGAGTTTCTCGCCGAGTACTCGCTGATTCTCTACATCAAGGCTTCCGAGGAGGATGAAACGGCACTGATCGCACGCTCCGTGTCACATCCAAAACCACTCTATTATCGTGAGGCGTTTCTTGACGACCACCTGGCCGAATATATGCAAATCAATGAGTTGGAATATGTTTCGCTAATCGATCCGTTTGATTTCACGCGCTGGGTTTTTCCGCGCCTGTTTCGCGCCCGGATACCGCGTTATCAGGCAATCGCCCGTGATTACGGCTATACAGTGACGACTCAGGAGCTATCCATGGTCAACAGTGAATCCGATTTTCTGCAGCTGCTGGAAGAGGTCATCGACAGGGAATCCAGTACTCAGTCCGTAGCGCTTTGA
- a CDS encoding response regulator, with protein MNIKDLSVILVEPSQTQRKLIAKQLAALGISHIELFSNGSDTLQALPTSKPDVVISSLYLPDMTGTDLVFEMRDDEELMQTAFMLISSETSLSYLDPIRQAGAVAILPKPFTHDDLYLAMQATLDYVETPDLELHDIDTENLRILIVDDSGMSRKHIRRILEAMEIESITEAGNGAEAASLIDQHYYDLVISDYNMPEMNGQELVDHIRDQSGQPGLPILMVTSESNENRLAAVQKSGVSAICDKPFTTESIQSLLQQILLDL; from the coding sequence ATGAATATCAAAGACCTCTCAGTCATCCTGGTGGAACCCTCGCAGACCCAGCGAAAACTCATCGCCAAGCAACTCGCAGCACTGGGAATCAGCCATATCGAATTATTCAGCAACGGTAGCGACACGCTGCAGGCCCTGCCTACAAGTAAACCGGACGTAGTTATCAGCAGCCTCTATTTGCCGGACATGACCGGGACCGACCTTGTATTTGAGATGCGTGACGATGAGGAACTCATGCAAACCGCATTTATGTTGATCTCCAGTGAAACCAGCCTTTCCTACCTGGATCCGATCCGCCAGGCCGGCGCCGTGGCAATACTGCCAAAGCCCTTCACCCACGACGACCTCTATCTGGCCATGCAGGCCACCCTGGACTATGTAGAGACGCCCGATCTGGAACTGCACGACATCGACACCGAAAACCTACGAATTCTGATAGTCGATGACAGCGGTATGTCCCGCAAACATATACGCCGCATTCTGGAGGCTATGGAGATTGAGAGCATTACCGAGGCAGGCAATGGCGCCGAAGCCGCCAGCCTGATCGACCAACATTATTACGACCTGGTCATTTCGGATTACAACATGCCTGAAATGAATGGTCAGGAATTGGTCGATCATATCCGTGATCAAAGCGGGCAACCCGGCCTCCCTATCCTCATGGTAACCAGTGAGTCCAATGAAAACCGACTGGCGGCAGTACAGAAATCCGGTGTTTCAGCAATTTGTGACAAACCCTTCACAACAGAGTCCATACAGAGTCTGCTACAGCAGATTCTGTTGGATCTATAA
- a CDS encoding DUF1800 family protein codes for MEVSKSVKLLLTILLILILTGCLDKNSAPVAADDSTILNQGRSTTIDVLQNDRDKDHDPLVVVAGKPPSHGTLIIQDGGLIVYQHDGSTAGSDSFTYLTYDGAAYSAPAQVQVTILVPPYSTDDNTTAPTTNQPPVAVDDQAAVPTGGAVSLDLLVNDSDAENDPLSIETLGTPGNGEVALEPDGTVTYRHDGSNTTADSFSYIISDGDALSASADVSITITHVNQPPGFTRQGNDIHLPIDTRYELSVEAVDPDGDELSYSVSHLPHWLHFSTDTHILSGQPSWADLGNSYPVTITVNDDEVSIENRFVITVVERWPVTDSMAHRLLVQATFGPTLNEIESVKQLGVAGWIDHQLSMRSAYTNSGDGWLSHLQRTREIALQAEPTNNWLATGIFNESTGDRSALDYQMAAWWENTLGSPSIPGNETGSDQLRQRVAYALSQLLVTSDSVPVLKSRGEALAAYYDLLAEHAFGNYRTLLGEIARSPAMGVYLSHQGNSKSNPATGSRPDENFAREVIQLFSIGLYELNLDGSPNRDGDSSSYPDPGHNLAATYTQYDIEELAKVMTGWDLASNSRFGRVSSRDGDYTHQMVFHAEQHENESATGGDGYVTVLGQTFSLNSGNDQSGLDSALDVLFSHPNVAPYVSRHLIQRLVTSNPSPAYLARVAQVFENNGNGVKGDLKAVVRAILLDPEARDDRYLIDPSFGKAKEPLLAITQLLRAVHTSPLNGWSSQSGVTMNGVYWFRAPQTILGQGPLRSPSVFNFYSPGHIPRDNRFIVHNLVAPELQIQTDQMLIEYNNLVFSLLNSFEKNHIIHFTGETLAAFGASFNSHSEKILLTSFDTEISLFEQALEGDNDRDFASINDTSTDIEGDTPKANAIDALLDHLDLLLLGGQMSPEFRSALKHYLVASAGTNHSRPFMEARSVIRDAITMIATSSSYMIQK; via the coding sequence ATGGAAGTGTCGAAATCTGTCAAACTGTTACTGACTATTCTGTTAATCCTCATTCTGACAGGATGTCTAGATAAAAATAGCGCACCGGTGGCAGCTGACGACAGCACCATCCTCAATCAGGGCAGAAGCACAACTATCGATGTATTGCAGAACGACCGGGACAAGGATCATGATCCACTTGTCGTAGTCGCCGGCAAACCACCTTCTCATGGTACTTTAATCATCCAAGATGGCGGTCTGATCGTTTACCAGCATGACGGCTCAACAGCCGGATCAGACAGTTTCACCTATCTTACCTATGATGGCGCTGCCTATTCCGCACCTGCCCAGGTACAGGTAACGATTTTAGTTCCTCCCTATTCCACCGATGACAATACAACAGCCCCAACTACCAACCAACCACCGGTTGCGGTCGATGATCAGGCCGCGGTGCCAACAGGCGGTGCTGTTTCCCTCGATCTGCTGGTCAACGATTCTGACGCAGAGAATGACCCACTCAGCATCGAAACCCTGGGTACTCCCGGGAACGGTGAAGTGGCATTGGAACCTGATGGCACTGTCACCTATCGGCACGACGGTTCGAATACAACCGCTGACAGTTTCAGCTATATCATCAGTGACGGGGATGCCCTTTCCGCCAGCGCAGATGTCTCTATCACCATCACACACGTAAACCAACCGCCCGGTTTCACCCGCCAAGGTAACGATATCCATCTGCCCATCGACACACGCTACGAGTTATCCGTTGAAGCTGTGGATCCTGACGGCGATGAGTTGAGCTATTCGGTCTCCCATCTTCCTCATTGGTTACATTTCTCAACCGATACACATATCTTGTCCGGGCAGCCCTCTTGGGCCGACCTGGGAAATTCATACCCTGTAACGATCACTGTCAATGACGATGAAGTGAGTATTGAAAACCGATTCGTCATCACTGTCGTGGAAAGGTGGCCTGTCACAGACAGCATGGCCCATCGCCTATTGGTACAAGCCACTTTCGGCCCGACACTGAATGAAATCGAAAGCGTCAAGCAGCTGGGAGTGGCGGGTTGGATTGATCATCAGCTCTCCATGCGATCGGCATATACCAATTCTGGCGATGGCTGGCTGAGCCATCTGCAACGTACCCGCGAAATCGCACTACAGGCGGAACCCACCAACAATTGGCTCGCCACCGGTATTTTCAATGAATCGACCGGCGACCGATCAGCCTTGGATTATCAAATGGCCGCATGGTGGGAGAATACCCTGGGTTCACCTTCGATCCCGGGTAACGAGACCGGCTCAGATCAACTGCGTCAACGCGTTGCTTATGCACTGAGTCAGTTGCTGGTTACCTCCGACAGTGTACCGGTCCTGAAATCCCGCGGTGAAGCCTTGGCCGCCTACTATGATCTGTTGGCGGAGCATGCATTCGGTAACTACAGGACATTGCTGGGAGAAATTGCCCGAAGTCCGGCCATGGGTGTCTACCTATCGCACCAGGGTAACAGCAAGAGCAACCCCGCGACAGGTTCGCGACCCGATGAAAACTTCGCCCGTGAAGTCATCCAGTTATTCTCTATCGGACTTTATGAATTGAACCTGGACGGCAGTCCCAATCGGGACGGTGACAGTAGCAGTTATCCGGATCCCGGTCACAACCTGGCAGCCACATACACCCAATACGATATTGAAGAATTAGCCAAGGTAATGACAGGCTGGGATCTGGCAAGTAACAGCAGGTTTGGCAGAGTGAGCAGTAGAGATGGCGACTACACGCACCAGATGGTGTTTCATGCCGAGCAACATGAAAACGAGTCAGCCACTGGCGGAGACGGCTATGTCACTGTACTGGGACAGACATTCTCCCTCAATTCGGGGAATGATCAGAGTGGACTCGATAGTGCTTTGGATGTTCTGTTCAGCCACCCGAATGTTGCCCCCTATGTCAGCAGACACCTCATCCAGCGGCTTGTCACATCCAATCCATCCCCAGCCTACCTGGCCCGAGTGGCACAGGTTTTCGAGAATAACGGTAATGGCGTAAAAGGTGACCTTAAGGCGGTAGTGCGCGCCATCCTTCTAGACCCTGAAGCACGGGATGATCGTTACTTGATCGATCCATCCTTTGGCAAGGCAAAGGAGCCCCTGCTGGCGATAACCCAACTGCTTCGAGCTGTCCATACCTCGCCGTTAAACGGGTGGAGCAGCCAAAGCGGCGTGACAATGAACGGTGTCTATTGGTTCAGGGCACCCCAGACTATATTAGGACAAGGGCCACTGCGTTCCCCATCCGTGTTCAACTTTTACAGCCCCGGCCACATCCCGAGAGACAACCGCTTTATTGTGCATAATCTGGTGGCGCCGGAGCTGCAGATACAGACAGATCAAATGCTGATCGAATACAACAACCTGGTTTTCAGTCTGCTCAACAGTTTCGAAAAAAATCATATCATCCACTTTACGGGTGAAACCCTGGCGGCATTCGGCGCTTCATTCAACAGCCATTCAGAAAAGATATTATTAACCAGTTTCGATACCGAAATATCTCTCTTTGAACAAGCTCTCGAGGGGGACAATGACAGGGACTTTGCATCGATCAATGACACATCTACGGATATAGAGGGTGACACACCCAAGGCGAATGCCATTGACGCCCTGCTCGACCACCTCGATCTATTGTTGCTGGGTGGACAAATGTCCCCTGAGTTCAGATCCGCACTCAAGCATTATCTCGTGGCAAGTGCTGGCACCAACCACAGTAGACCATTCATGGAGGCGCGCTCTGTGATTCGTGATGCAATCACAATGATAGCCACCTCCAGCAGCTACATGATTCAAAAATAA